A stretch of the Dichotomicrobium thermohalophilum genome encodes the following:
- a CDS encoding response regulator transcription factor, producing the protein MRQRDIVSVLTNEPEVIDALLSDSGLKIEFHDEFRSFMKAHAQRTAFCAMIDTHMSGVSVADLFTASVTETPILILSDADCSLARQAMELGAIHHINRPFSRSALLNAIDRIRMNGLTQDRPRSAVLHHDRELYQRLTVREREVMHLAINGHPNKEIGYRLGISQRTVEVHRARLMRKLNVRNLAELVRLCIENGWLSDA; encoded by the coding sequence ATGCGCCAGCGAGACATCGTCAGCGTCCTCACAAATGAACCTGAGGTTATTGACGCGCTTCTGTCCGACTCCGGGTTGAAAATAGAGTTCCATGACGAATTCCGTTCATTCATGAAAGCGCATGCACAGCGGACGGCATTCTGCGCCATGATTGACACGCACATGTCTGGCGTTTCTGTCGCGGATCTTTTCACCGCCAGTGTTACGGAAACACCGATTTTGATCCTTTCGGACGCCGACTGTTCACTTGCTCGCCAAGCGATGGAATTGGGCGCGATCCACCACATAAACAGGCCGTTCAGCCGGTCAGCCCTGTTGAACGCGATCGACCGGATACGAATGAACGGCCTGACGCAAGACAGACCACGCAGCGCGGTCCTTCATCATGATCGGGAATTGTATCAGCGTTTGACCGTTCGCGAGCGCGAGGTCATGCATCTGGCCATAAATGGTCACCCAAACAAAGAGATCGGATATCGGCTCGGAATCAGCCAAAGAACCGTGGAAGTTCATCGTGCGCGGCTGATGCGCAAGCTCAATGTCCGGAACTTGGCGGAACTGGTCCGGCTTTGCATCGAGAATGGCTGGTTATCAGATGCCTAG